The following coding sequences are from one Rutidosis leptorrhynchoides isolate AG116_Rl617_1_P2 chromosome 11, CSIRO_AGI_Rlap_v1, whole genome shotgun sequence window:
- the LOC139875540 gene encoding uncharacterized protein, whose product MEPILEYIRGDVLPTDKREARLVRERAPMYIIKNDILYRKSYRGPMMLCVGPIEAEMIVEEVHSSSCALHSGYKTIAVKNMRMGYFWPSLYRDVAKIVKRCKSFQRHAPQNRMPRNDMIHVNSPWPFHKWAIDIVGPFPTGPGNVKFLIVVIDYFTKWVEAKVVRTITVIPAEILVATHRVAKFEEEVNADTLCENLNFVEERRLMAAIREANNKHQIAKYYNKTVRALSFDVGEWVLRNNDASRAEKLSNLGPNWEGPYQVVAVNAAGSYKLTNMEGRNLPNAWHAVLLKRYYA is encoded by the exons atggaaccaatccTAGAATACATTCGCGGTGATGTTTTGCCAACTGATAAGCGCGAAGCTCGCCTAGTAAGAGAGCGAGCACCAATGTATAtcattaaaaatgatattttatatcgcAAATCATACCGTGGTCCAATGATGCTATGTGTTGGACCAATTGAGGCAGAAATGATAGTTGAAGAAGTGCATAGTAGTTCTTGCGCATTGCATTCAGGCTATAAAACTATTGCAGTAAAAAATATGcggatgggttacttttggccatccctatatcGCGATGTTGCGAAAATTGTTAAGCGATGTAAAAGTttccaaaggcatgctccgcagaatcggaTGCCGAGGAATGATATGATTCATGTTAATTCGCCATGGCCATTTCACAAGTGGGCCattgacattgtagggccatttcccACAGGACCTGGTAATGTCAAGTTCCTGATTGTGGtaattgattattttacaaaatgggttgaagctaaggtgGTTCGCACTATCACTG taatACCCGCTGAAATTCTTGTGGCAACGCATAGAGTCGCTAAATTTGAAGAAGAAGTAAACGCTGATACATTGTGTGAGAATTTGAATTTTGTTGAAGAGCGAAGGTTAATGGCTGCTATCAGAGAGGCAAATAACAAACatcaaattgctaagtattataacaaaacaGTGCGTGCTTTGTCTTTCGACGTTGGCGAATGGGTGTTGCGAAATAATGATGCAAGTAGAGCAGAAAAACTTAGCAATTTAGGACCGAATTGGGAGGGTCCTTATCAAGTTGTAGCAGTTAATGCGGCAGGATCTTATAAGCTTACTAATATGGAGGGGCGAAATTTGCCCAATGCATGGCATGCGGTTTTATTAAAACGATACTATGCGTAA